A region of Polyangium spumosum DNA encodes the following proteins:
- a CDS encoding aspartate aminotransferase family protein, translated as MPPSPSSHPAVAKYAEHVNPAFVKLLGAFGYGRVFVRARGCSLWDHEGREYLDFLSGFGAHNLGHNHPKLRTRMAEFLADDVPNLVHVGPPVHAAELAAELARRAGPLSMCLFSCTGAEAVEAALKLARAATGKKTLVYCKNGYHGLNLGTLSISGIPRMRELFEPLLPACQEVPFGDLDALDEVLGKTRAAAFLVEPIQAEGGMIMPPRGYLRAAQELCRKRGALFVLDEVQTGIGRTGSLFACEAEGFFPDVLVLGKALGGGMAPISATLTTPDLCKRAFGTAERFDLHGSTYAGNAFACRTAGAILSIVDEEELVRASREKGERMIGALRGRIGAHPLVREVRGRGLFVGIELGPTEKGGLLHRALPGLVEAVSRRIFGQWLSVRLLERGIVAQPASQQWNVLKLEPPLTVTEAEIDRVVDCIGALLDEYRDVAPIVRDATTRLGQQFAGGWRFG; from the coding sequence ATGCCCCCCTCGCCCTCCTCCCACCCCGCGGTCGCGAAGTACGCGGAGCACGTCAATCCCGCCTTCGTGAAGCTCCTCGGCGCCTTCGGGTACGGCCGCGTCTTCGTCCGCGCGCGCGGCTGTTCGCTCTGGGATCACGAGGGGCGCGAATATCTCGATTTTTTGTCCGGCTTCGGCGCCCACAACCTCGGGCACAACCACCCGAAGCTCCGGACCCGCATGGCCGAGTTCCTCGCGGACGACGTGCCGAACCTGGTACACGTCGGCCCGCCCGTGCACGCGGCCGAGCTCGCGGCCGAGCTCGCGAGGCGCGCCGGGCCGCTCTCGATGTGCCTCTTTTCGTGCACGGGCGCCGAGGCCGTCGAGGCCGCGCTCAAGCTCGCGCGCGCCGCGACCGGGAAGAAGACGCTCGTGTATTGCAAGAATGGTTATCACGGGCTGAACCTCGGCACGCTCTCCATCTCCGGCATCCCGCGCATGCGCGAGCTCTTCGAGCCTCTCCTGCCCGCCTGCCAGGAGGTCCCGTTCGGGGACCTCGACGCCCTCGACGAGGTGCTCGGAAAGACCCGCGCCGCCGCCTTCCTCGTCGAGCCCATCCAGGCCGAGGGTGGCATGATCATGCCGCCGAGAGGATACCTGCGCGCCGCGCAGGAGCTCTGCAGGAAGCGCGGCGCGCTCTTCGTCCTCGACGAGGTGCAGACCGGCATCGGCCGCACCGGCTCGCTCTTCGCCTGCGAGGCCGAAGGGTTTTTCCCGGACGTCCTCGTGCTCGGCAAGGCCCTCGGCGGCGGGATGGCGCCGATCTCCGCGACGCTGACCACGCCCGACCTGTGCAAGCGCGCGTTCGGCACCGCGGAGCGCTTCGATCTGCACGGCTCGACGTACGCGGGTAACGCCTTCGCTTGCCGCACGGCGGGGGCGATCCTCTCGATCGTCGACGAGGAGGAGCTCGTCCGCGCGAGCCGGGAGAAAGGCGAGCGGATGATCGGCGCGCTGCGAGGCCGCATCGGAGCGCACCCGCTGGTGCGCGAGGTGCGGGGCCGCGGGCTCTTCGTGGGGATCGAGCTCGGGCCGACCGAAAAAGGCGGGCTCTTGCACCGGGCCTTGCCCGGGCTCGTGGAGGCGGTCTCGCGCCGCATCTTCGGCCAATGGCTCAGCGTGCGCCTGCTCGAGCGCGGGATCGTCGCGCAGCCCGCGAGCCAGCAATGGAACGTGCTCAAGCTCGAGCCTCCGCTCACCGTGACGGAGGCTGAGATCGACCGCGTGGTCGATTGCATCGGCGCGCTGCTCGACGAATACCGCGACGTGGCCCCGATCGTGCGTGACGCGACGACGCGGCTCGGCCAGCAGTTCGCGGGCGGCTGGAGGTTCGGATGA
- a CDS encoding bestrophin family protein, translating into MMVPEKRYSWLRLLLKYRGTALPRMQGRLAFTTLLAVGVTAVDLNVRFFHPDLTTIPFTLIGLALSIFLGFRNNTSYDRFWEGRKLWGGLVNTTRTVTRQILTLVNEPEARKDEAGRPAESEAIATFRREMVYRVIGYTHALRLHLRDQDRLEELAPFLSATEVEALKGELNRPIAILQSMSFRLRDAWQRGWIHAYHLPVLEQSLSVLTDLQGGCERIKSTPIPLSYTSLIHQLVALYCFALPFGIVKTVGVFTPVVVGIVAYAFYGLDAIGDEIENPFGTDPNDLPLSTISRMIEVNLRQRLDETDLPPLLKPKGGNLH; encoded by the coding sequence ATGATGGTCCCGGAAAAACGGTACTCCTGGCTGCGCCTACTGCTCAAGTACCGCGGAACGGCGCTGCCGCGGATGCAGGGACGCCTCGCGTTCACCACGCTGCTCGCCGTCGGCGTGACCGCGGTGGACCTCAACGTCCGGTTTTTCCACCCGGACCTCACGACGATCCCCTTCACCCTCATCGGCCTCGCGCTCAGCATCTTCCTCGGCTTCCGGAACAACACGAGCTACGACCGCTTCTGGGAAGGCCGGAAGCTCTGGGGTGGGCTCGTCAACACGACCCGCACCGTCACCCGCCAGATCCTCACGCTCGTGAACGAGCCGGAGGCGCGGAAAGACGAGGCCGGGCGTCCCGCCGAGAGCGAGGCGATCGCCACGTTTCGCCGGGAGATGGTCTATCGAGTGATCGGCTACACCCACGCGCTGCGGCTGCACCTGCGAGATCAGGACCGGCTGGAGGAGCTCGCGCCGTTCCTCTCGGCGACGGAGGTCGAGGCATTGAAGGGCGAGCTGAACCGGCCCATTGCGATCCTCCAATCCATGTCTTTCCGCCTGCGCGACGCCTGGCAACGCGGCTGGATCCACGCCTACCACCTGCCCGTGCTGGAGCAGAGCCTCTCCGTCCTCACGGACCTCCAGGGCGGCTGCGAGCGCATCAAGAGCACGCCGATCCCGCTCTCGTACACCTCGCTGATCCACCAGCTCGTCGCCCTTTATTGCTTCGCGCTGCCGTTCGGGATCGTGAAGACGGTCGGGGTGTTCACGCCCGTGGTGGTGGGCATCGTGGCCTATGCGTTTTACGGCCTCGACGCGATCGGCGACGAGATCGAGAACCCCTTCGGCACGGACCCGAACGACCTGCCGCTCTCAACGATCTCGCGCATGATCGAGGTGAACCTGAGGCAACGCCTCGACGAGACCGACCTGCCGCCCCTGCTCAAGCCGAAGGGCGGCAATCTTCACTAG
- a CDS encoding YkgJ family cysteine cluster protein → MTDERRSLPLASSSRYSPEIFVAIAEGEAKALAPRVAEGPEGAIEAARIASERAVALTDAAHAHEPPDRPIACQKGCSTCCQAKVLVVAPEVLRIAAHLSATCSPEKLAALLVRVQAADARTRGLTRAARAEAHVPCPLLDADGGCGVHPVRPLVCRSWTSYDAGACERYWEAPAGKPTPPQWPIGYELAQAVLAGLGKACFDAGRDGTPLELIAALRIALERPTAGERWHKRLPVFSGAKDAEWIEANVRSG, encoded by the coding sequence ATGACGGACGAACGGCGCTCCTTGCCGCTCGCGAGCTCGAGCCGGTATTCCCCCGAGATATTCGTCGCGATCGCGGAGGGCGAAGCAAAGGCGCTCGCGCCGCGGGTCGCCGAGGGCCCGGAAGGGGCGATCGAGGCGGCCCGGATCGCGAGTGAACGAGCCGTCGCCCTCACGGACGCCGCGCACGCCCACGAGCCGCCCGACCGCCCGATCGCGTGTCAAAAGGGCTGCTCGACGTGCTGCCAGGCCAAGGTGCTCGTCGTCGCGCCCGAGGTCCTGCGCATCGCGGCGCACCTCTCGGCGACGTGTTCGCCCGAGAAGCTCGCGGCCCTGCTCGTCCGCGTGCAGGCGGCCGACGCCCGGACGCGCGGCCTCACGCGCGCCGCGCGGGCCGAGGCGCACGTGCCTTGCCCGCTGCTCGACGCGGACGGCGGCTGCGGCGTGCACCCGGTGCGGCCGCTGGTTTGTCGGAGCTGGACATCGTACGACGCGGGCGCCTGCGAGCGGTACTGGGAGGCGCCCGCGGGAAAACCCACGCCGCCGCAATGGCCGATCGGCTACGAGCTCGCGCAGGCCGTGCTCGCGGGGCTCGGCAAGGCGTGTTTCGACGCGGGCCGGGACGGCACGCCCCTCGAGCTCATCGCGGCCCTGCGGATCGCGCTCGAGCGACCCACGGCGGGCGAACGCTGGCACAAGCGGCTGCCGGTGTTCTCGGGGGCGAAGGACGCGGAGTGGATCGAGGCGAACGTGCGG